Proteins from one Stenotrophomonas aracearum genomic window:
- a CDS encoding c-type cytochrome translates to MKTILTVAVLICGSTLASAAWCEDNPAAGAKLYATHCVACHGAERAGVPPTFPALTDIGKRLQPAQIKEKITKGGGLMPPFAQLSPQEINDIASFLVK, encoded by the coding sequence TTGAAAACGATTCTGACCGTGGCTGTACTGATCTGTGGGTCGACGCTGGCCAGTGCCGCGTGGTGCGAAGACAATCCTGCGGCCGGTGCGAAGCTTTACGCCACCCACTGCGTCGCGTGTCACGGGGCGGAGCGCGCAGGCGTTCCGCCTACGTTCCCCGCGCTCACCGACATCGGCAAGCGCCTGCAGCCTGCACAGATCAAGGAGAAGATCACCAAGGGCGGCGGCCTGATGCCGCCGTTTGCCCAGCTGTCGCCGCAGGAGATCAACGACATCGCCAGCTTCCTCGTCAAATAG
- a CDS encoding 3-keto-disaccharide hydrolase: MTRPLLMAACLLAAAPAFAQSSGDPARDPTRTEVWTHVPAVVATPVGGAPSDAIVLFDGKDTSAWESEQGGRVPWTVADGAMTVVPGSKGIRTTQKFCDIQLHVEWRTPTQTQGFDGQHRGNSGIFLQEVYELQVLDSYNNPTYPNGQAASLYKQAIPLVNASRAPGQWQAYDIIWKAPRFSAGGGLTSPARITVLHNGVLVQDDTVLSGKTEYIGAPSYPVHGCAPIYLQEHDSKVSYRNIWVRAL, encoded by the coding sequence ATGACCCGACCCCTGTTGATGGCGGCCTGCCTGCTGGCCGCTGCCCCCGCGTTCGCGCAGTCCAGCGGCGACCCCGCACGCGATCCGACCAGGACCGAAGTGTGGACGCACGTGCCTGCGGTCGTGGCCACGCCGGTGGGCGGTGCGCCCTCCGATGCGATCGTGCTGTTCGACGGCAAGGACACCTCCGCATGGGAGTCGGAGCAGGGTGGCCGCGTGCCATGGACCGTTGCCGACGGCGCGATGACGGTGGTGCCGGGCAGCAAGGGCATCCGGACCACGCAGAAGTTCTGCGACATCCAGCTGCACGTGGAGTGGCGCACGCCCACGCAGACCCAGGGCTTCGACGGCCAGCACCGGGGCAACAGCGGCATCTTCCTGCAGGAAGTGTATGAGCTGCAGGTGCTCGACAGTTACAACAACCCGACCTATCCCAACGGGCAGGCGGCATCGCTGTACAAGCAGGCCATTCCGCTGGTGAACGCTTCGCGTGCGCCGGGGCAGTGGCAGGCCTACGACATCATCTGGAAGGCGCCGCGCTTCTCGGCCGGAGGCGGACTTACCTCGCCCGCGCGCATCACCGTGCTGCACAACGGCGTGCTGGTGCAGGATGACACCGTGCTGTCGGGCAAGACCGAATACATCGGCGCCCCTTCCTACCCGGTTCATGGGTGCGCACCCATCTACCTGCAGGAGCACGATTCAAAAGTCAGCTACCGCAACATCTGGGTGCGCGCGCTGTAA
- a CDS encoding gluconate 2-dehydrogenase subunit 3 family protein, protein MDRRDLLKMIVAATGAAMVGLPALAGGKSPGAGSASFSATDIATLDEIAETILPRTKTPGAKEAGTGAFMATFVADCYTDRQQAAFHAGLADIDKRAGGRFVSLAPDARAALLRELDAEAKKRNVDVSSTGEVDASEATPHYFTMIKQLTIFGFFTSKVGATEVLQYVAVPGRYDGDLAYAPGTPAWATG, encoded by the coding sequence ATGGACCGTCGCGACCTCCTGAAGATGATCGTCGCCGCCACTGGCGCGGCGATGGTGGGCCTGCCTGCGCTGGCCGGTGGGAAATCGCCGGGCGCGGGGAGCGCCTCGTTCTCTGCCACCGACATCGCCACGCTGGATGAGATTGCCGAGACCATCCTGCCGCGCACGAAGACGCCGGGTGCCAAGGAAGCGGGGACCGGCGCATTCATGGCGACCTTCGTTGCCGACTGCTACACGGACCGCCAGCAGGCTGCGTTCCATGCAGGCCTGGCGGACATCGACAAACGCGCCGGCGGCCGCTTCGTCTCGCTCGCGCCGGACGCCCGCGCCGCGCTGCTGCGCGAGTTGGATGCAGAGGCGAAGAAGCGCAATGTCGACGTCAGCTCAACCGGTGAGGTGGACGCGTCCGAGGCGACGCCGCATTACTTCACGATGATCAAGCAACTGACCATCTTCGGTTTCTTCACCTCGAAGGTGGGCGCGACCGAAGTGCTGCAGTACGTTGCGGTACCGGGTCGCTATGACGGCGACCTGGCCTATGCCCCCGGAACCCCCGCCTGGGCGACCGGCTGA
- a CDS encoding GMC family oxidoreductase has translation MADNHYDAIVVGSGISGGWAAKELTEKGLKVLMLERGRNIEHVKDYVNAMKEPWDFPHRNRPTQAMKVDFPVLMRDYGLAENLEGMWADEKESPYVETKRFDWFRGYHVGGRSLMWGRQSYRLSDLDFQANLKEGIATDWPIRYADIAPWYDHVEKFAGIAGTREGLDVLPDGEFLPPIPLNIVEKDVAARIKQAFGGTRHMIHSRTANITQPKPEQGRVNCQYRNKCILGCPFGAYFSTQSATLPAAMKTGNLTLRPFSIVKEVLYDKDRKRARGVEVIDAETGQTYEYTAKVIFLNASSFNSTWLLMNSATDVWEGGLGSSSGELGHNVMDHHFGAGASGRVEGYDDKYYFGRRPCGFYIPRFRNVAADKRGYTRGFGYQGGASRNGWSREIAELNIGADLKEALTLPGDWRIGMTGFGEMLPHHDNTIRLDPERKDKWGLPVLAMDVALRANEKAMRKDMAADAAEMLEAAGVKDVEMHDNDYAPGKGIHEMGTARMGRDRKSSVLNQHNQVWDAPNVYVTDGACMTSSACVNPSLTYMALTARAADHAVRELKAGNL, from the coding sequence ATGGCAGACAATCATTACGACGCCATCGTTGTTGGCTCGGGAATCAGTGGCGGTTGGGCGGCAAAGGAACTGACCGAGAAAGGCCTCAAGGTGCTGATGCTCGAACGCGGGCGCAACATCGAGCACGTCAAGGACTACGTCAATGCGATGAAGGAACCGTGGGATTTCCCGCATCGCAACCGGCCGACCCAGGCGATGAAGGTGGATTTCCCGGTGCTGATGCGCGATTACGGCCTGGCCGAGAACCTTGAGGGCATGTGGGCGGACGAAAAAGAATCGCCCTATGTCGAGACCAAACGCTTCGACTGGTTCCGTGGCTATCACGTGGGCGGGCGCTCGCTGATGTGGGGGCGGCAGAGCTATCGCCTGTCCGACCTGGATTTCCAGGCCAACCTCAAGGAGGGCATCGCCACCGACTGGCCGATCCGTTACGCCGACATCGCGCCGTGGTATGACCACGTGGAGAAGTTCGCCGGCATCGCCGGCACGCGCGAAGGGCTGGACGTGCTGCCGGACGGGGAGTTCCTGCCGCCGATTCCGCTCAACATCGTCGAGAAGGACGTCGCGGCGCGGATCAAGCAGGCATTTGGCGGCACCCGCCACATGATCCACTCGCGCACCGCGAACATCACCCAGCCCAAGCCGGAGCAGGGCCGCGTCAACTGCCAGTATCGCAACAAGTGCATCCTCGGCTGTCCGTTCGGCGCCTACTTCTCCACCCAGTCGGCGACGCTGCCGGCGGCGATGAAGACCGGCAACCTGACCCTGCGGCCGTTCTCGATCGTCAAGGAAGTGCTGTACGACAAGGACCGCAAGCGCGCACGGGGCGTGGAGGTCATCGATGCCGAGACCGGCCAGACCTATGAGTACACGGCGAAGGTGATCTTCCTCAACGCCTCCTCGTTCAACTCGACCTGGCTGCTGATGAACTCGGCCACCGACGTCTGGGAAGGCGGGCTGGGATCGTCGTCCGGCGAGCTCGGGCACAACGTAATGGACCATCACTTCGGCGCAGGCGCTTCTGGTCGCGTAGAGGGTTACGACGACAAGTATTACTTCGGGCGTCGTCCCTGCGGTTTCTACATTCCGCGCTTCCGCAACGTGGCGGCCGACAAGCGCGGCTACACGCGTGGCTTCGGATACCAGGGCGGTGCCAGCCGCAACGGCTGGTCGCGCGAGATCGCCGAGCTGAACATCGGTGCCGACCTCAAGGAAGCGCTGACCCTGCCGGGCGACTGGCGGATCGGCATGACCGGGTTCGGCGAGATGCTGCCGCACCACGACAACACAATTCGCCTTGATCCGGAACGCAAGGACAAGTGGGGGTTGCCGGTGCTGGCCATGGACGTCGCCCTGCGCGCGAACGAAAAGGCCATGCGCAAGGACATGGCCGCCGATGCCGCCGAGATGCTGGAGGCTGCCGGGGTGAAGGACGTGGAGATGCACGACAACGATTACGCCCCGGGCAAGGGCATCCACGAGATGGGCACCGCCCGCATGGGCCGTGACCGCAAAAGCTCGGTTCTGAACCAGCACAACCAGGTCTGGGACGCGCCGAATGTCTACGTGACCGATGGCGCCTGCATGACCTCCAGTGCCTGCGTGAATCCGTCGCTGACCTACATGGCGCTGACCGCGCGGGCAGCGGACCATGCGGTGCGCGAACTGAAAGCGGGGAACCTGTAA
- a CDS encoding hydroxypyruvate isomerase family protein, with translation MSDRSIGSIQVSRLSRRDALRIAVAGSLGLGASGVLPALAAAAPLKGNIKHSVARWTFPQQSVAQLCQTVKGIGFAAIDLVGPEDWPTLKAHGVYSSMCNGAELGLTKGFAGAQFHEELVARYTRHIDLVADAGYRNLICFSGNRNGMDPQEGLAHAEAGLKRILGHAEKRGVVLVMELLNSRVDHPDYLCDHSAWGVELCQRLGSDNFGLLYDIYHMQIMEGDIIATIGRDHAHFKHYHTAGVPGRHEIGDQQELNYPAICRAIRDTGFDGYLAQEFSPVSADPVGSLREAIRLCDV, from the coding sequence ATGTCCGACCGTTCGATTGGATCGATCCAAGTTTCGCGGCTCTCGCGACGGGATGCGTTGCGCATCGCCGTCGCCGGAAGCTTGGGTCTTGGCGCTTCTGGCGTGCTGCCGGCGCTGGCCGCCGCCGCGCCGCTCAAGGGCAACATCAAGCATTCGGTCGCCCGTTGGACATTCCCGCAACAGTCGGTCGCCCAACTCTGCCAGACGGTAAAAGGCATCGGCTTCGCCGCCATCGATCTGGTCGGCCCGGAAGACTGGCCCACGTTGAAGGCGCATGGGGTGTACAGCTCCATGTGCAATGGCGCGGAACTGGGGCTGACCAAGGGCTTCGCAGGCGCCCAGTTCCACGAGGAACTGGTAGCGCGTTACACACGGCACATCGACCTCGTCGCCGATGCCGGCTATCGCAACCTCATCTGTTTCTCCGGCAACCGCAACGGCATGGACCCGCAGGAAGGCCTGGCGCATGCCGAGGCCGGGCTCAAGCGCATCCTTGGCCATGCCGAGAAGCGCGGCGTGGTGCTGGTGATGGAGCTGCTGAACTCCCGGGTCGATCATCCCGATTATCTGTGCGACCACTCCGCATGGGGCGTGGAACTGTGCCAGCGGCTTGGTTCGGACAACTTCGGCCTGCTCTACGACATCTACCACATGCAGATCATGGAGGGCGACATCATCGCCACCATCGGTCGGGATCATGCGCATTTCAAGCATTACCACACCGCGGGCGTACCTGGCCGACACGAGATCGGGGACCAGCAGGAACTCAATTATCCCGCCATCTGTCGCGCGATCCGCGACACCGGTTTCGATGGGTATCTGGCGCAGGAATTCAGCCCTGTGTCCGCCGATCCCGTCGGTTCGCTGCGCGAGGCGATCCGCCTCTGCGACGTCTGA